From the Natronococcus sp. AD-5 genome, one window contains:
- a CDS encoding alpha-ketoacid dehydrogenase subunit alpha/beta produces the protein MTWTEKRPSEDFYQVLEPDGSIANEPPNLDEEELLSLYRTLRLTRTLEEKMLKMQRRGQLSLVAHGFGEEATPLGSAAALEPGDWCFPYYRQKPARLYWEEPPAAIIAGRMGFEPETVGNHIDADTPVNFTTNYTPLGVNVTNAAGSAMADAFTDGDAVSMAYIGDGATSEGDFHEALNFVSVFDAPLVTICQNNQWAISVPAHRQTASETFAQKATAYGMPGERVDGNDVLAVYEKSREAVERARAGEGPTLIECVTYRMADHNTSDAANVYRDDSEREYWADRDPIDRFETYLEDQGILGDGRRAEIEDDVQASVEAAVDAVEEISESNPSLMFEHHLHESGWKDRHQRTELAAELAGENPFTDFTGDGLDAQTDRSVTDGAGASTAASGRPSDAETEEMNLVTAINETLRQEMARDERVRLLGYDIGEIGGVFRTTEGLLDEFGGDRVIDTPLTQTGVLGTAVGMAMRGEHPVPEVQFMGFLYPAFGQFMHALVKTFDRTAGSIEVPVTVRLPYGGGIKASEYHSESTETYLIHTPGVKVVCPSTPAEAKGLLASSIRDPDPVMFMEPKKIYREGKEPVPTESYTLPYEARIIRAGEDITLVTWGRMLHEALPATDEVDADVEVIDLRVLSPLDIETVLDSVKKTGRCVVFHEARRTLGLGAELSALINEYALDRLLAPVKRATGYDVHFPGHQLEEAYLPDADRARYALEAVMGYEI, from the coding sequence ATGACTTGGACCGAAAAGCGCCCCTCTGAAGACTTCTATCAGGTATTGGAACCTGATGGATCGATCGCCAACGAGCCACCGAATCTCGACGAAGAGGAATTACTGTCCCTCTATCGGACGCTGCGACTCACCCGGACATTGGAGGAGAAAATGTTGAAGATGCAGCGCCGGGGACAGCTCAGTCTCGTCGCGCATGGGTTCGGCGAAGAAGCGACGCCGCTGGGATCGGCTGCCGCGCTCGAGCCCGGCGACTGGTGTTTCCCTTACTACCGTCAGAAGCCAGCTCGACTATACTGGGAAGAGCCACCTGCGGCGATCATCGCAGGCAGGATGGGGTTCGAGCCAGAGACCGTCGGTAACCATATTGATGCGGATACACCGGTGAACTTCACGACGAACTACACCCCGCTGGGAGTCAACGTCACGAACGCCGCGGGGTCGGCGATGGCCGATGCCTTCACTGACGGTGACGCAGTGTCGATGGCGTACATCGGCGACGGTGCGACCAGCGAGGGCGACTTCCACGAGGCGCTGAACTTTGTAAGCGTGTTCGATGCGCCGCTGGTCACTATCTGCCAGAACAACCAGTGGGCTATTTCCGTGCCTGCTCACCGCCAAACTGCCTCTGAAACGTTTGCCCAGAAGGCGACCGCCTACGGGATGCCCGGTGAGCGGGTCGACGGCAACGATGTCCTCGCGGTCTATGAGAAGAGTCGTGAGGCGGTCGAGCGAGCCCGCGCGGGCGAGGGACCGACTCTTATCGAGTGCGTCACTTACCGGATGGCCGATCATAATACATCGGATGCCGCGAACGTCTACCGAGACGACAGCGAACGCGAGTACTGGGCCGATCGTGACCCCATCGATCGCTTCGAAACGTACCTCGAGGACCAAGGGATACTCGGTGACGGACGGAGAGCCGAAATCGAGGACGACGTGCAAGCGAGCGTCGAGGCAGCCGTCGACGCGGTCGAGGAGATTTCGGAATCGAATCCCTCGCTGATGTTCGAGCACCACCTCCACGAGTCGGGCTGGAAAGACCGCCATCAACGGACTGAACTCGCTGCCGAACTGGCAGGGGAGAATCCGTTCACGGACTTCACTGGCGACGGTCTCGACGCGCAGACGGATCGATCTGTCACCGACGGCGCCGGCGCGAGCACCGCGGCCAGCGGTCGGCCATCCGACGCAGAGACCGAGGAGATGAACCTCGTCACCGCGATCAATGAGACGCTCCGCCAGGAAATGGCTCGCGACGAGCGAGTCCGGCTGCTGGGCTATGACATCGGTGAGATCGGCGGTGTGTTCCGGACGACGGAAGGGCTGCTCGACGAGTTCGGCGGCGACAGGGTCATCGACACGCCGCTGACGCAAACCGGCGTTCTCGGAACGGCGGTCGGAATGGCTATGCGAGGCGAGCACCCCGTTCCCGAAGTCCAGTTCATGGGCTTTCTGTACCCCGCATTCGGCCAGTTCATGCACGCGCTGGTCAAGACGTTCGACCGGACCGCGGGCAGTATCGAAGTGCCCGTGACCGTCCGGTTGCCGTACGGCGGCGGTATCAAGGCCAGCGAGTACCACTCCGAGTCGACTGAGACGTACCTGATTCACACGCCAGGCGTGAAGGTCGTCTGTCCGAGCACGCCTGCCGAGGCGAAGGGACTGTTGGCTTCGAGCATTCGCGATCCCGATCCAGTGATGTTCATGGAACCGAAGAAGATCTACCGCGAGGGGAAAGAGCCAGTTCCGACCGAATCGTACACGCTTCCCTACGAGGCGCGGATCATCCGCGCGGGCGAAGATATCACGCTCGTCACGTGGGGTCGTATGCTCCACGAGGCGCTTCCGGCCACCGACGAGGTCGACGCCGACGTCGAAGTGATCGACCTTCGAGTACTCTCACCGCTCGATATCGAGACGGTTCTAGACTCCGTGAAGAAGACGGGACGATGTGTTGTCTTCCATGAGGCACGGCGGACCCTCGGGCTGGGCGCGGAACTATCGGCGCTGATCAACGAGTATGCGCTTGATCGACTGCTCGCGCCGGTTAAGCGGGCTACAGGATACGACGTACACTTCCCCGGCCACCAGCTCGAGGAAGCATACCTTCCGGACGCCGACCGCGCACGCTACGCTCTCGAGGCGGTGATGGGTTATGAAATCTGA
- a CDS encoding dihydrolipoamide acetyltransferase family protein: MARLEFELPDPGEGITEGEIVEWYVEEGDQVEEDESLADVETDKAVVEIPVPADGTVEELVADVGDVATVGEVIAVFETEADEPTDQERAEDRGEQIEEEPASTADAEADVPEEEAASAAEATDEPAEATETTAVEPEDAEADAEVTEGDEPVTEELGEPGAVGAETQPATDRVFAPPSTRRYARERGVNISEIDGSGPNGRVLRSDIEAHLSDGTQPEQIGAAEPTAYPEPAEPSEPEPLDVDEERSTRRPLRGLRARIAENMVRSAQTVPHVTSGFEADATELVALKDRLDEKHDVRITYTPILVKAVVPALTEFPIVNASVDDATDEIVEKHYYDIGFATHTDEGLMVPVIRDVNQKSLVDIAEEMGDLAEQARDRSIDLADLQGGTFTVTNVGTHGEHRTFGTPIINHPQAAIMGIGRIREQPVAVDNEVEVRPRIDLTLSYDHRIIDGVTANKFMELIIETIEDTVMLLSRL, translated from the coding sequence ATGGCCCGTCTAGAGTTCGAACTCCCCGACCCAGGCGAAGGGATCACGGAGGGTGAGATCGTCGAGTGGTACGTTGAGGAAGGCGACCAGGTCGAGGAGGATGAATCGCTGGCTGACGTCGAAACCGACAAAGCCGTTGTGGAAATCCCAGTTCCCGCAGATGGCACCGTCGAGGAACTAGTCGCCGACGTGGGCGACGTGGCCACCGTTGGGGAGGTGATTGCCGTCTTCGAGACCGAAGCTGACGAACCGACCGACCAGGAACGCGCCGAAGATCGCGGCGAGCAGATCGAGGAGGAACCGGCCTCGACGGCAGATGCGGAGGCCGACGTCCCAGAGGAAGAGGCCGCGAGTGCTGCGGAGGCGACCGACGAACCGGCAGAAGCGACTGAGACGACAGCCGTTGAACCAGAAGATGCAGAAGCGGACGCCGAAGTGACGGAAGGAGACGAACCGGTGACCGAGGAACTGGGGGAGCCGGGTGCGGTGGGGGCGGAGACGCAGCCGGCGACAGATCGCGTGTTCGCTCCGCCGAGCACCCGTCGCTACGCCCGCGAACGAGGCGTTAACATATCGGAAATCGACGGCAGCGGACCAAATGGACGGGTTCTCCGCTCCGATATCGAGGCGCACCTATCGGATGGGACCCAACCGGAACAAATCGGGGCTGCCGAACCGACCGCTTATCCGGAACCAGCCGAACCATCCGAACCCGAGCCGTTGGACGTTGACGAGGAACGGTCGACCCGCCGGCCTCTCCGAGGACTGCGTGCGCGTATCGCGGAGAACATGGTCCGATCGGCCCAGACCGTTCCGCACGTTACCTCTGGATTCGAGGCGGATGCGACTGAACTCGTTGCTCTCAAGGACCGGCTCGATGAGAAGCACGACGTTCGGATCACCTATACGCCAATCCTCGTCAAGGCGGTCGTTCCGGCGCTAACGGAGTTCCCGATTGTCAATGCCAGCGTCGACGATGCCACCGATGAGATTGTCGAGAAGCACTACTACGATATTGGCTTCGCGACTCACACCGATGAGGGGTTGATGGTACCTGTCATCAGAGACGTTAACCAAAAGTCCCTCGTCGACATCGCTGAGGAGATGGGCGATCTCGCGGAACAGGCGCGCGACCGGTCAATCGACCTAGCGGACCTTCAGGGCGGAACCTTCACCGTGACTAACGTCGGCACTCACGGCGAGCATCGTACCTTTGGAACGCCGATCATCAATCATCCACAGGCGGCAATCATGGGCATTGGCCGTATTCGGGAGCAGCCTGTCGCCGTGGACAATGAGGTCGAGGTTCGTCCTCGGATCGACCTGACGCTGTCGTACGACCACCGCATCATCGACGGCGTGACCGCCAACAAATTCATGGAGTTAATCATTGAGACCATCGAGGACACCGTCATGTTGCTCTCACGGCTTTGA
- a CDS encoding DUF7344 domain-containing protein has protein sequence MDLLTDPRRRFILSVLATREMSTTLRGLTNEIAAREHGVQHPDIPPEEFNSIHTEMCHVHIPKLVDTGVVDYDVDHNVIEDVNLDGLEAALSIVNEADSRRNEM, from the coding sequence TTGGATCTCTTAACAGATCCTCGACGACGGTTTATCCTCTCTGTCCTCGCGACTAGGGAGATGTCAACAACGCTGCGGGGCCTCACTAACGAAATCGCTGCCCGGGAACACGGCGTTCAGCACCCGGATATTCCGCCAGAAGAGTTTAACAGCATCCATACCGAGATGTGTCACGTCCACATCCCCAAACTTGTCGATACAGGTGTGGTCGACTATGATGTGGACCACAACGTCATAGAAGACGTCAACCTTGATGGCTTAGAAGCGGCCCTTTCGATAGTGAATGAAGCTGACTCTAGAAGGAATGAAATGTGA
- a CDS encoding IS1595 family transposase produces the protein MFPFEVFRSETHAANLLEQVRWREGLRCPRCRSESVIKYGSYREYQRYRCKDCGRTFNDKTGTIFACAKIGLDRLLFAFYSLLRFNTSIRQLDAELDASYRSLRRRVEQFARTLDAPSLNLVGPVEIDEVYVIAGLKGRERGQESRSRGLSKRGRGSYADDKPPVFTLVDRGNDQRYVVPAKSADESTVRLLLADHDEEPLTVYTDGFRAYDPLEEDDAFAREYVVHGDGEYADGDVHVNTCESHGSLVRPWLLPHRGVSKDRLTPYLRAFQLRRELYRKP, from the coding sequence ATGTTCCCATTCGAAGTGTTTCGCTCAGAGACGCACGCCGCGAACCTGCTGGAGCAGGTTCGCTGGCGCGAGGGCCTCCGGTGTCCGCGCTGTCGGTCTGAGTCGGTGATCAAGTACGGCAGCTATCGAGAGTATCAGCGGTATCGCTGTAAGGATTGTGGACGCACTTTCAACGATAAGACCGGCACGATCTTCGCGTGCGCGAAGATTGGCCTCGATAGGCTGTTGTTTGCGTTCTACTCGTTGCTCCGGTTCAATACGAGTATCCGCCAGTTAGACGCTGAACTTGATGCCTCCTACCGGTCACTTCGACGTCGCGTCGAGCAGTTCGCTAGAACGCTCGACGCGCCTTCACTCAATCTCGTTGGTCCAGTCGAGATCGACGAGGTCTATGTCATCGCGGGACTGAAAGGCCGCGAGCGCGGCCAAGAGTCGCGCTCGCGTGGTCTCTCGAAACGTGGTCGAGGAAGCTACGCCGATGACAAACCACCTGTGTTCACGCTTGTTGATCGAGGCAACGACCAGCGGTATGTTGTGCCAGCGAAATCCGCTGACGAATCGACAGTTCGGCTCCTGCTTGCAGACCACGATGAGGAGCCACTGACCGTCTATACTGACGGATTTCGTGCATACGATCCGCTTGAGGAGGACGACGCATTCGCCCGCGAATACGTCGTCCATGGCGACGGTGAGTACGCTGATGGAGACGTTCACGTCAACACCTGTGAGAGCCACGGGTCGCTGGTGCGACCGTGGCTCTTGCCCCACCGAGGGGTCTCCAAAGACAGGCTAACTCCATATCTCAGAGCCTTTCAACTCCGCCGTGAACTCTACAGAAAGCCATGA
- a CDS encoding winged helix-turn-helix domain-containing protein, with the protein MGRKQGDQIDTLAERHGVVERTILNCLDRFEEEPIEQAPYDDPRSGRPSKLNEHQREELFDGLQNPPTELGYEQQAWSTKLLLAQVKNEYDVEYSKEHTRKLLGKAGLSYRTARPRNHEVDPDQEAEFQ; encoded by the coding sequence ATTGGCCGCAAGCAAGGCGATCAAATCGACACATTAGCTGAGCGTCACGGAGTTGTTGAGAGAACCATTCTCAACTGCCTCGATCGGTTCGAGGAAGAACCGATCGAGCAGGCTCCCTACGACGATCCTCGTTCAGGTCGTCCCTCGAAACTCAACGAGCATCAGCGCGAAGAGCTGTTTGACGGTCTCCAGAATCCACCCACTGAACTCGGCTATGAGCAACAGGCATGGTCGACGAAGTTGCTGCTCGCGCAGGTCAAAAACGAGTACGATGTCGAATACAGCAAGGAACACACTCGCAAGTTGTTGGGCAAAGCCGGGCTGTCCTATCGGACAGCACGACCGCGTAACCACGAAGTCGATCCCGATCAGGAAGCCGAATTTCAATAG
- a CDS encoding universal stress protein, giving the protein MFETILIPVDGSDTAKRAATVGCGLAQRYDARLDVLHVLEGQSRLPGKRGDQDPKEKGRDILDEIADLATGNDLMINTHLVEGRPYEAIAEHANEAGSDLIVIGRHGRGGVRERLLGTVTDRVLRQTNVPVLTVPGEDIESITGGTYENTLITTDGSENAEQAAPYGGDLAQHFEATLHLLNVVDVQAEAGAFDAGGVSENFIERLETEGQEAIERLAQQIDDTGVPMQSAVVRGDSQEAIADYTAENDIDLIVMASEGESNLASQSLGSVTDRVLRTVDVPVLVVF; this is encoded by the coding sequence ATGTTTGAGACTATTCTCATCCCGGTTGACGGGAGTGATACTGCGAAGCGTGCTGCTACGGTCGGGTGTGGACTTGCACAACGCTATGACGCGCGTCTAGACGTCCTCCACGTCCTCGAAGGACAATCACGTCTTCCCGGCAAGAGAGGAGACCAAGACCCGAAAGAGAAGGGCCGCGACATTCTTGATGAGATTGCGGACCTCGCCACTGGGAACGATCTCATGATTAACACTCATCTAGTAGAGGGGCGGCCTTACGAGGCCATCGCTGAGCACGCAAATGAGGCTGGCAGTGACCTCATTGTGATAGGCCGTCATGGCCGGGGTGGAGTGAGAGAACGCCTCCTTGGTACCGTCACCGATCGCGTGTTGCGTCAGACTAATGTCCCGGTGCTGACCGTTCCCGGTGAAGACATCGAGAGCATCACTGGTGGCACGTATGAAAATACCCTCATCACGACGGATGGCAGTGAAAACGCCGAACAAGCAGCACCCTATGGCGGAGATCTCGCCCAGCACTTCGAGGCCACACTCCACCTACTCAATGTGGTTGACGTGCAGGCTGAGGCAGGCGCCTTCGATGCCGGTGGCGTGTCAGAGAACTTCATCGAACGACTCGAGACAGAGGGCCAAGAGGCAATCGAGCGACTTGCCCAACAGATCGATGACACCGGCGTTCCGATGCAATCAGCCGTGGTACGAGGGGATTCACAGGAAGCTATCGCTGACTACACTGCCGAGAACGATATTGACCTGATCGTAATGGCATCCGAGGGAGAATCGAATCTGGCCAGTCAATCCCTTGGAAGCGTCACGGACCGCGTTCTCCGCACTGTGGATGTGCCAGTACTCGTCGTCTTTTAA
- a CDS encoding Gfo/Idh/MocA family oxidoreductase encodes MSNNIPKSISSSNQNYRYGDETYFNEFTERDWQTTDDGKSIQLAVIGLGWFTRDRALPAIEKLLFCETIVIVSGSSEKAKRVAMEFYIEHIINHKSFRDGAASAAYDAVYIAVPNSLHLDYTKDAAKLGKHVLCEKPLEVSVDRAEQMVRACADADVILMTAYRLRTEPAVRRVREMIQDGVIGDPVQIHRGFSSRLIDAAGSDTWRLDPELAGGGALIDIGIYPLNTSRFLLNADPVTIQANTFSTQEVFDAVEENVAFQLAFSEGVTASCTASFNDILTVASRLSALRGK; translated from the coding sequence TTGTCCAATAACATCCCCAAATCCATTAGCTCATCTAATCAAAACTATAGATATGGAGATGAAACGTACTTCAATGAATTTACTGAGCGTGACTGGCAGACCACCGACGATGGTAAGTCAATTCAGCTTGCCGTCATCGGACTGGGCTGGTTTACTCGCGACCGTGCATTGCCAGCTATCGAAAAATTACTGTTTTGCGAGACGATAGTAATCGTCAGTGGATCATCCGAGAAAGCAAAAAGGGTGGCGATGGAGTTTTATATTGAACATATCATTAACCATAAATCATTTCGAGACGGTGCAGCGAGTGCTGCCTACGATGCTGTGTACATCGCGGTACCTAACTCCTTGCACCTCGACTATACGAAGGATGCAGCCAAGCTAGGGAAACACGTTCTCTGTGAGAAGCCGCTCGAGGTGAGCGTTGATCGTGCCGAACAGATGGTCCGTGCCTGTGCAGACGCTGACGTAATTCTCATGACTGCCTATCGGTTGCGGACTGAACCGGCTGTCAGGCGGGTGCGCGAGATGATTCAAGATGGCGTCATCGGCGACCCGGTGCAAATTCATAGAGGCTTTTCCTCACGCCTAATTGATGCGGCTGGGAGTGATACCTGGCGACTCGATCCCGAGTTGGCTGGCGGCGGAGCCCTCATTGACATCGGCATCTATCCGCTGAACACAAGTCGCTTCCTTTTGAATGCGGATCCAGTTACTATTCAGGCTAATACGTTCTCGACACAGGAGGTTTTCGACGCAGTTGAAGAAAATGTGGCATTTCAATTAGCTTTTTCGGAGGGTGTGACAGCTTCCTGCACCGCAAGTTTCAACGATATCCTGACAGTCGCCTCCAGGTTATCGGCACTGAGGGGCAAATAG
- a CDS encoding IS5 family transposase: MSKISLFTGKVVTAAKSAVGCQGESAAPQGGGFADYTVVSLHCLRIYLEKSYSEALDLLSEMPQILAEIGLQKADLPYHSTLVEAFDRIKMAVWRVLLRLSAQLHGPSGRAAMNATFFDRENASKHYCRRTNYRVQTLKTTALVDTATQAVLDVHCMTKKRHDTQLGWQLARRNAGELHSLAADKGYDLQRLREKLREEDVRPLIKHREFRPIDHAHNARIDGTLYGQRALSETVFSVIKRTLGDAVCARSWYREFREIVLMCVVYNIKRAVS, encoded by the coding sequence ATATCCAAAATATCCCTCTTCACTGGGAAGGTCGTGACGGCGGCTAAAAGTGCTGTTGGTTGCCAAGGCGAATCCGCCGCCCCGCAGGGTGGCGGATTCGCCGACTACACCGTCGTTTCGCTGCATTGTCTCCGGATTTACCTGGAGAAATCCTACAGCGAAGCGCTCGACCTCTTGAGCGAAATGCCACAAATACTGGCGGAGATCGGCCTTCAAAAGGCCGATCTCCCGTATCATTCGACGCTAGTGGAAGCGTTTGACAGGATCAAGATGGCAGTCTGGCGAGTGCTGCTGCGCCTGTCGGCGCAGCTGCACGGGCCATCCGGTCGTGCAGCGATGAACGCGACGTTTTTCGACCGCGAAAACGCGAGCAAGCACTACTGCCGCCGCACGAATTACCGTGTTCAGACGCTCAAGACGACCGCTCTTGTAGATACAGCAACACAGGCCGTTCTCGACGTTCACTGTATGACGAAGAAACGCCACGACACTCAGCTCGGCTGGCAACTCGCCCGTCGCAACGCGGGCGAGTTGCACAGCCTCGCCGCCGACAAAGGCTACGATTTGCAACGGTTACGCGAGAAGCTGCGGGAAGAGGACGTGAGACCGCTGATCAAGCATCGTGAGTTCCGCCCCATCGATCACGCGCATAACGCGCGGATCGATGGGACTCTCTACGGCCAAAGAGCACTGTCTGAAACCGTCTTCTCCGTGATCAAGCGCACGCTCGGCGACGCCGTGTGTGCGCGAAGCTGGTATCGAGAGTTTCGTGAAATCGTCTTGATGTGTGTCGTCTACAACATCAAACGTGCTGTGAGCTAG
- a CDS encoding S8 family peptidase has product MSDRKPSISEFSRRKVLQGAGAAGAAGLLFGGTISAQSNQDNEPESEEEPEDPSTITEEARFNVGYSNSDGAQMVEKVADEVCRKIEPIGMMTINAGLKELQEFQESDDVDFIEVDLEVQVDLPPQDIQAQQEPNGQIVPWGIERIGSLEAHESGFRGENVDVAVLDSGIYPSHEDLYENIGEGFAPIPCQGDCEEEWDDDHGHGTHVAGTIAALDNEIGVLGVAPDITLHSVKVLDENNAGTISAIVDGLVWTAEQGYDIANMSLGGPNSLAMQLAIEFAHEQGVLLVAAAGNAGLPQVSFPAAYEETIAVSATTPEDTHAVFSNFGPEIELAAPGVEILSTLPPNVTINPTSELYGELQGTSMATPHVSGVGALLMALGYSAEETREFMNETAEDLGLPPEEQGSGLVNAAAVEAEPEPSDPVRELLRLVNEAVQLVQQAVQLILSGGSLDEARRLLRNAAQLLQEAREIFRGLDESEASEVRSDLTSAEDDLAEAECLLTEEE; this is encoded by the coding sequence ATGTCTGACAGAAAACCAAGCATCAGCGAATTTAGTCGGCGGAAAGTCCTCCAAGGAGCAGGCGCTGCGGGCGCAGCAGGACTTCTGTTTGGAGGAACCATAAGTGCGCAATCTAACCAAGACAATGAACCTGAGTCGGAGGAAGAACCGGAGGACCCGAGTACCATAACCGAAGAAGCCAGGTTTAACGTTGGATACAGCAATTCGGACGGCGCACAGATGGTAGAAAAGGTGGCAGACGAGGTGTGTCGGAAGATCGAACCGATTGGTATGATGACGATCAACGCCGGTCTCAAGGAACTTCAGGAGTTCCAAGAGTCCGACGATGTTGACTTCATCGAAGTCGACTTGGAAGTTCAAGTTGATCTTCCACCACAGGATATTCAAGCTCAACAGGAGCCAAACGGTCAAATAGTTCCCTGGGGGATCGAACGAATTGGGTCACTTGAAGCCCACGAATCGGGCTTTCGAGGAGAAAACGTCGACGTTGCGGTGCTAGATTCAGGGATTTATCCCTCTCACGAGGACTTGTACGAGAATATCGGTGAGGGGTTTGCTCCGATTCCGTGTCAAGGAGATTGTGAGGAAGAATGGGATGATGACCATGGTCACGGAACGCATGTCGCCGGAACCATTGCTGCGCTCGATAATGAAATCGGTGTCCTCGGCGTTGCACCGGACATCACGCTTCACTCTGTCAAGGTATTAGATGAAAACAATGCAGGGACTATCTCAGCTATCGTCGACGGCCTTGTCTGGACCGCCGAACAAGGATACGATATTGCAAACATGAGTCTCGGCGGTCCCAATAGCCTCGCTATGCAGCTCGCGATTGAATTCGCGCATGAACAGGGGGTCTTGCTTGTCGCCGCAGCAGGAAACGCCGGTCTTCCTCAGGTCAGTTTTCCAGCAGCCTATGAAGAGACTATTGCAGTAAGCGCGACGACACCGGAGGATACACATGCTGTCTTCTCAAATTTTGGCCCCGAAATCGAACTTGCGGCCCCCGGTGTTGAGATTTTATCAACACTTCCGCCTAACGTGACTATCAATCCGACATCAGAACTCTATGGTGAACTTCAGGGCACGTCAATGGCGACACCTCATGTAAGCGGGGTTGGAGCACTCCTCATGGCATTGGGGTATTCTGCCGAAGAGACACGGGAATTCATGAACGAGACTGCAGAAGACCTCGGGCTCCCGCCTGAAGAGCAAGGCTCTGGACTCGTTAATGCTGCTGCAGTCGAAGCAGAACCAGAACCATCAGACCCGGTCAGAGAACTCCTACGGCTTGTCAATGAAGCAGTCCAACTGGTCCAACAAGCAGTACAGCTCATTTTGTCGGGTGGGTCACTAGATGAAGCCCGTCGGCTTCTTCGTAATGCAGCTCAGCTACTCCAGGAAGCTCGTGAGATCTTCCGTGGTCTCGATGAAAGCGAAGCAAGCGAAGTAAGATCTGACCTCACCTCTGCTGAAGATGATCTCGCCGAGGCAGAGTGTCTCCTGACTGAAGAAGAATGA